The Montipora foliosa isolate CH-2021 chromosome 6, ASM3666993v2, whole genome shotgun sequence genome includes the window AGCCATCATGATCAGTTAACGAATATGAATATCATGTAAAGTTATTGAAGTTACATGCTCGAATCCTGAGTGAAGTAGTTtcacctttgcaggatattggTACACGAGGATAATCTCGTCGAGCTTCTTTTCAACCATACGGATTTCTGCTGTCAATCGTTTGTTTCTTCCGAGAGACAACGACTGCAAACGATTTGTCGCTAGCTACTGGTCCCGCCGCCGTTTATTCCAGTCGTCAGAGATTTTCAGGTTTTTGGTCAACTCTTCAGAAATGACgtctaaaagagaaaaaaagatctGTTTTTTCGTTGCATGGTTTTAGTTTCAGTTCTGAGTCAAcgttttattgaaaatcagaTACGGACCGATGAACATGCCTCTTCTtgcatgcaagaaaaaaagaaaaattagccGGAAACGCTTTGTATTGACCACACGAATACACGagaaaaaagacacttgttttttTCTCAACAATCCACAGGAAACGTTGATCATAATTTCGAAATTACGTTTACTGCGTTGTCGACCAAATACGTGCGGCTGATGAATCCATTACGGTTGTTCTGAAAAACCACACTTTTATTCCGGGCCTTGAGGCTAAACGGAGCGGCGAATATCAAGCGATTATTCGAAGCGTCGGTGTTCCTCTGAGGTGTCAATGCGACAGAGTATCCGCATCTTGAATTGGCCGATTGGTCTGCGGTGTGCGCAATATTtccatttcctttcttttctttgtgtATTCTGGGACAAATGATGGGCAGAGGAAAGCGGGAGTGGAGGTGAGGGGGAGAAGAAAATAACGAGAAAAAAGATAGAGTCAACACAATGCTCATACAGTCCAAGAATTTTAGCCCACCATGATCTCGTTTATTCGACGAaggaaatttaatttaaataacCTGTAGGAATAAACAGTGTGCTTTGTTACATACAGCCTAGCTGAATCGAGGTTCCTCAATTCCATCAGTATATTTGAAGCATCAATAATACCATTCCTTATTTCGTATTCATGCTATCCGTGAAGTTTAATATCTAAAATACtatgaaattaaaagaaactaaAACATGTTGTACATATTGGCTTGCAATTTGCCAATCGGAGAAGTGTTATGGGTGAAATCATTTTAAGTTAAGCTGAAAGGGGTATGTTACGAGAAATATTCTCACAGCGCATTCATGATGCAGCATGGTTAATTGTTTGGCTTTTTCCATAATTAATTTAACTATAAAGCAACTAACTGATTCAGCAGTAGTTTTCAAAACTATCCGTTTTTCCTAATAACTACACTCTTTGCGTTTTCCAAAAATGCCCACGCTTTAACGTCATCATCTAACAAAGTCTCCTTTTTTCGCTGTCCACTCTAAAATCGGAACATATTTAAAAGTCTCcacatttttggcattttcgagCGAATTATTGTGGATTCAGTATAGGCGAACACGCATTAAGAAGTATTCGTTTTCAAAAGAGAACGCAATTGAATGGATAAGGCATAATTAACCGAACCAAGATGTCTTCTTAGTGACAAGGAAGAAAAAAGATAAGTGACTTTGAGAGATGGCTCTTGTTGGTAATCTTTAAAGGAATCAGTTACATGTGAGTTTAGTCATTCAAGGCTCTGATCAGGAATTGGAAATCTTTGGATCGCGTGACTGCAGGTTCGTGTATGATTATGGCGTTGTATATTGAAAGCTGAATGTTGAGTCATCCTTTAATAATCGACACCGCCCAAACCGCACACTCTGTGACCTTCCGCGGTTATACTGACCGTTACAGTTACAACatctgatgacgtcatccaCAGGGATGAGGAAGATAGTATCTTTGAGGCTTTTGCGTGtagtcatattaaaaaaaaaacactgtaaCTTCTTTTAATAGGAAGATCTCTGCCTAATTACCCTTCAGTTTTAGTCTCCAGGACCTTCTTCCAGAGTCTTTGAGGTTGCATCAGTGGGTCAACGTCTGCTTTATTAATTCCCAGTGTTTTCAACCAGTTTATGCACGCAGTCACTAATTAACACTCAAGTATCCTAAGTTCTTActttactcatttttttttttgcaccaccttcttcttcttcttcttcttcttcttcttcttcttcataataataataataataataataataataataataataataataattattattattattattattattattattattattattattatcatcatcatcatcacaattTAAGCGAGTATGTTGTGCGGTAGTGAAGGACCCAAGAAATGCTCTCTCTGTGGTCGATCGCAACCTGCTAAAACACCAAGGTTACTTTTATTGCGTAAAACCCCTAAAATGCAGTCCTTTATTAAGTCCGTAATAACTGAAATGATTCGTGCATAACATTTGTGAATAATTTCCACGCGAAAGGATGAGTCAGCGACACCGTGCCTTTGTGAGAGTCATTGGAGGTTAATGGCAGAATACGATGCAACTTGTGTAAGCGTAACTTCGTCTATTGTATTCCCAGACTGACTTATCGAGGTCATGAATGGGAGCAATTAAATTCTGGTTAGAAGTGGTTTAGCTTGTGTTGCGGTTTCAATCTGAAGCCAGTCTCTCAGAAGGAAGACTCGGATATCGTTATTGAGAGTACTTTGTTATAACACTTGTGCACAACAACGTACGCATCAGTGAGCCAAGACGTTGTCTTTAACAAAACATTAGGGAGCTCAAGCAcccacgtttttgagacgcggactgcaaccggaagaaaacatttcgcgtcccaggacagtggtgtctcccagatttttatactaatcatctctaatggagaaacgatacttggcaatgtaaatgtggttgtgtgagagacaagttaaaagggaaaacagttcacttccggttgccgtccgcgtctcaaaaacgtgcgtgcttaaccTATATTTTTCCCTGTCGACAACTTCGGACTGAAAACGAGAACTTCTGTAGTTTTCTTGATTTGTtataggctcgattaccagtttgttggttttcttctcTGCATTGACAGTCTTTTTTCCGAGTACTCCGGGTTTTTCCtcacctcaaaaaccaacgtttgaatTGAGTTGCGTTAATTTGTCGATTTCAGTTTACTgcagtgtccctaattagtgctccagcgctagaagactagactcAATCTATTTAAATATTAGAGTTCCTTTCCTTCCCGTTTCCCTTATGGTCATCAGTGGTCAGTGGGTTTTTGACTAGACGAGGAAACATAGCATGTGTACGAAAGTTTAGTTTTCAAGAACTCTCGATGTTCTGACTTCATCATCGACCAAACAGACTTTTATAGTATGCGTAAAGTGTGCACCTAACAAGTTTTGCGAAGTTAACAACACGTTTAAGGTAATTCACTTGAAAAAAGACGCACtattcagatttttttcaaacttggcacaattgatatttaTGCACAAGACATTCAAAAAATGCAATTATAAAAAGATGGGATCACCCTGCTTGTTTTAGCGCTGCACGTGTTTTGTTCCaaattacgcgagaagcgttcgaaacttaAACAACCGGGAAAAATGTTGTTAAATAGCTAAAGATATTgcatattactgaaaacttgagcctacttgtttgtccgagctaaaatctttcagtaaagtgatatcaaattgctcaatcttgtaAAGTAATGCAAGCAAATAGGGAAATAGCGATTCCTTGACAGATTTAGTTttggcgtcaatgaaaatccgccattttatcaatgtgcaaGAGCTAATACGCGCGTTAAGGACGCAAGcaattatgcgcagtagggttgcgcaatgcaaaaccgtGGAATCACCTTAAGTAGTCGATAGCAGCCAGTGAATCAGTAAATGAACAGTTCAGTTATTAGCCACTGAGGCACTACTTGGGCACActgtaaaaaaatcaaatgaaaaaacGGCAGACCACAACCATCCAAACTTAGGTTGTTTTTTACGAGAGCGGAAAACCGGAGGACACGGAGAAAAACCTcgtggagcagagtagagaaccaacaaactcaacccagtTCTTCAAGGTGACGTCGAGTCAGTACAGGAATCGAACCAGACGGGTGCTTCCATGGCTGCGGTTCATTCACATCTTCTCAAAGCTCCTAATTGTATCACTTGAAGTAAATTTAAGTAAATTTGAACAAGCAACTTTTTGTTAGGAAAAATTAGTAATAACGTGACTTTGTCCTTGTAGTCAATAACCCGCAGCTACAattgtaaatatatatatattttttttattgcgcaCGATtatgtaagttacggaccgagtgtTTATCGTTGATTTACGGCCCAATTCGCGTTCGGGCCATAagttaaggaaaaaaaatcatcgaCGAGGTAACTAACTTGTTTCTAatatctctgaggtaatcaGGCGAGCGGGAAACGCGGGAAACCAAAAATTGAAAAGGCAAGCGGAACGCTCATATGCCACAAATGGAAAGCATGGGCAGAAACTCTTGAAAATAGTTGCTTTCAAGattaaaacagttttacaagttcaTTTCACAGGCATAAATAACTTACAAAATAAATCTTGCTACAGAACATTGGATCCAAATCTCAAATTTAGCCGCCCGTGCTGCGGAATACGACccctaaattagccaatcatagaaATGATTGGCACGCTATAGTAATTAAAAATCTGGGATTGGTTTTGAAGAAATACTGAATTTTGGCTTCCATTTGTGATGAAATTTTCATCAATATTGGTGCTGCCCTTGCACTCAGTATTCCACACCCCAACTTGATTCATCTTAGGAGTTTTTGTGGCGTTTTCTATACCTTTCTAAGTTTACAAGCGTTTTCAGGCACGGTTACACAAAGCAGGTTCAGATATCCGGCGCCGTTTAATACATTTAAAATTGTGCTCTTctgaaagtttctttctttacgtttttctttttagtttcTGGTgctaaatatttgaaaaaaggctTATTGTAGGGCTAACATTTCCACAAAAACCTCTTTTTTATTGATGAAATTCAAACATCCCAATTGGTAACCCTGATAACAGCAAAAGTTTTAAAGCACTAAACAGCCGTGtcataattttcaattttacaaaAGACGGAAGGACTGTCACTTAATTTTCTCCTTCTTTACATGCTAACGAAAAATTGCGCAAACACAAGAACAACAAATGCTTGATAAAGGCATTTGGGGAAATTCAGAAAGGTTTGTCTTGTCAGAAATAAATGCTGTAGCAGGcgtttttttaacaatataaGAAAAATGCTCTCAATGACAATGTAAGCTTTTATAGGATCAATAGACGGAAAATGTTCGACTACACTTGATAAATAACCCGTTTAAATTGCTTGATTCCCAAAATAATAAGATTCTTTTGAATAGATGCTTTCAACGGATATTCCTTTGTTACTTTTCATTCACCAACAACATACTGATCACAGTGTCGATAGTGACCATGTTGGAATCTATCTCCATCTAGTTAATTATCTTGCAAAAGCAAAAACCACAACAGCAAAAATGCGAAAGCCATGGCTACGCTTTTATTGAGGCAAAAATGTTGCCAATTCACAATGCAGTACTTTCATTGCAGCTGATGAATGGACTGACTTTTGTTCTCTCAGTGGAACTGTAGTATTCTGAGATGAAGCTTTGAAATGACGTCTCATTTTCAGTCAGAACTGAAAAGGCGGTTACCTAAGCGGTAATTAAGGTTTTTGAAAGGAACGTAATCAATGGCTTACTTATTTAACAACAAATCGCCGAGAATCGTAAGCGTCAACTCAATGGTATAAAAACCCCAAAACGACTCAGTCAATCATTTCAGCTTTTATGTTGGATACAGGCAGAACAAGATAGTTTGAACAAAAAGACCGAAAGTGATTAATTTTACCACAATCAAATTTAAATTTTACAGGTAAAAACACTTTGGCTGGAAAGAAAGGAACATGGAAGAAACTTTAAAGAATAATCATTCATCATGCTTTCGCCAGTTTGCCTGTGGAGTGGGTCATGTGATCAATGACGTTACCCGACGCTTGTTGTCTTCAACTGCACTTGTTTTCTTAATGAAAGTTGTGAACATGTCCGCAGCTAACTCGGGTTGGATCATCCTTTACACCCGTTTAATAGGTGCCCTAGTTTTCAGACCTCTTGTTGGTTTCTTATGCGACAGAGTATATATTCCAGTCttatcacgcaagcttggcaaGCGAAAGTCCTGGCATCTGATTGGTAGCGCCGTTACAGTTATCTTTGTACCTCTCCTTTACACCACCTGTTTCGTTTGCGGCGATGATCCAAGGCAATGGAAAATGGTGTTGTATTACTGCACTATAACAACTTTCGTGATGTTTGCCATCTGCTGTATTGAGATTGCGCACCTCTCACTTGTTTCTGTGGTTGCCAAGGATCAAAAGGAAGCAGTAAAGTTAAATGCAATGAGGTTTGTTAAGCCTTTAATTTATTGATTACCTGTTGGAATATACCACGAATTTCGTTTGAGTGTCTTGCATCAAAATACACTGATAGTTATAATTACTCTTACTCTCGCAACAAACATAAACAGCACAGCGAACATATCACTCAGAATTCAAAGCAAGCGCAACTTGCTCATTGCACAGAATCTGAGGAACCAAGCAAATTACGATTCTTTTTTGGTTTTGCACCCCTTTGGTCGAAAACTGGAGTGGCGCAGCTAACCGCAGTGGTACCCGCTCAATATAAGAATGTTCACAAACCGAAATTTCAGGGAATTTGAGAGCTTGGAGCAAATTTTTATTATATGTTGATTCCTTACAATTggtgtgtttgtttgttgtttgtttatttgtttgttttaatttcttctCAACCGCATCCCAGATTTGAACTACTTGATGAAATGTTTGGGGTTAAGGTCAGTGATAGGCAAAACTCTAATGAAGAAACATATTCTacattactaaacaacaaaaatgagaaaaataaaattgaaaagatAAAGGACGTGCGGTAtcaaatgttgaaaaaaaatgtttaagctCACACAGGGGTTTTTTCAACGTTCAACTTTTAatgcgctttcattgcaaattgATGTAGAGAGTGGTTACTTCACAGTGAACAAAGGACTGAAAAGACTGAAGAAACCACTTTAAGTTGCTAACGTGTATCTCTTTTTAACATCAGCAAAGCTAATTTTGTACTTCAGTTTAACCATTAGCAGATTAACGCTGTGTAActgctctttctttttttttttttggcattattCACAGAACTGCATTTATGTTCCTGACCGGCATTCTTTGCTATCTTGTGGTGCTGGGAATCCTAGGCCAGGATAATCACGACCAACTGACATCAGAAAGCGCAATGAATTTCACGGTAACTAACCCTGTAGTGTAATGTTGGCGAGTTGATATTGAAAAGCCTACCCATTCATGATACAACAAAAATGACGGGCCACCAAATCGCTGTATAGGGTACTTCACGTCCATCTGTTTTTGAATGTTggattattattgatttaagCATTAGACCActagtttctatggtttataggctgataaaccgCGGGATAAACCGggggatgttggtagaacacgagaaaatttcgtaaatcacgagccgcaggcgagtgatttacgaattcttcgagtgttcttccaacatcccaagtggtttatcgtgcttataaaccatagaaacttgtggtctcaGATGGATAGTAACCTTTGAAAAGCTGAGGCCAGTTCTCGTCCTTTGCCAAGTTAACTAATATAATAAGTGcgtataataatttttataatttttctgTATCAGGTGATTGCTCTGATTTTGACAAGTATAGGGCTTGTCTTCGTTGTCATTTTCCAAATAGGAACAGAAGAATCTGAACAACCACAAGGCGAAAAAATGTTACCGACGACAGACGTTTTGGTAAGTCTGCCTGGATTTACCCATTTTATGAAATAAAACATCAGGAAGAactattaaaataatttgtggcAATATCGTAGTTAAGGGTTGCTTTTCCTCccaaaaatatttcattctcagCTGTAAACGTTTCCAGTCAGGCTAACGACCGTTTCTGTATTACGGTCATTTCCTGAAACAAAGATGGAATTTCGAAGAAGAGTCTTGAAATGGAGGGGCGCGATACTTCAGAACAAACTCGCAAATGAAGCTAAATTAGCGAGTTCGATATAGTCATTTCCAAGATAATTAGTAATAGTAAgaggactgagtggagtgcaattcaACGACAGGAAGTAATCGTGtgagtgatttcaaaatcggCCGAGCGCGCAGCGCCATTACGACCACAATTACCCCTGAATTGTACGGCACGAAGTCCTATTACTAATTAATCATAACTATATATAACAAAATGTGAGAAAGTCAGAACAAAATCTGAGGATAAAAAGTCTTTAAATACCTCTTTGTGTGAAAATTTAAAGCCAAAATTATATTCAATCCGTTTTGCAAACGGATTGAAAAAAGGGCAAGAAAGACCCCATCCAAGAGCATGTGATTAACGCGCGACTAGCGTAGGTGTCCATGCAATTACAGATATCCAATTTGGGTTGTTCAAATTGGATACCTGTTATTGGATACCCATGTTGATCGCGCGCCAACTACGCGACAAATAGGTGCgcacagaaccaatcagattcgagaattttTATAATAGCAAAGATTGAAATGTCTTTAAAACGTCATTGGATCATGCCATTGGTGAATTTTAATGTGATAGCTAAATCCCAATTTATCTCAGGTTTCACATAACTTTGTACTGAGTCGATAGCTCCTTTAACCGTTACtccgataataataataataataataataataataataataataataataatatatttttttctaataataataataataataatttatttcaatttatcagtaaaaatacacacactgaaaaaaccaaataaagaacTCTAAAACAAGTATTAGGCTTATAGAGATACAAATACTAGTACTAAttctaataatagcaataatagtttgtttttttttttaaattctcgtTTCCTATAAACATgtgtattaaaataaaaaataaaaaaaattaaaaaaatttaaactacTCTTAGTATTATAGATTTGATAaactaaaggaaagaaaaattataaatcaataTTATAGAATGTTAAGACGCTCTTTGCCATAAACTCAGTGTCAGAGGATAACGCTATTTacagaagaacaaaaactaTCTACATGCGACCGAGACTTCTAGTTCTAGATCAGTCTCCTGTATATTTGGGGTAGTTCTCCTCCTAGAACGCGAGCCTCGCAGGCAAACCAATGCAGATCTCAAAATGGCAAATGAGACTCGAGTCCTAATCCATGCGATAGTGGAAGCGTAACTCTCCTGTTTCTTCACTGCCAGTAGCTCAGCAAGACGGCTATGGTAACGTTGACATTCGTTAGACATGAAATGTtagacataataataataataataataataataataataataataataataataataataataataataataataatcgaaatgaattgtattttattttatttattttttggttaaAGATGTTGTCGTTAGATACTAggttttataaaaattatttgactATGCCCCTTTTTATaaaaacattctttgtaaatatttacttttattcttaTGTACATAATTCTATTatctagtttttaataataataataataataataataataataataataaaatttatttataccgCGCAAATTCAAGTATCCAGTTTTCAAATGCGAAATCGACTTATCTCGCTACCAATTTTTCACGGAGTGCAGAGAATTAATGCAAGATACACAAGCACATCTGTCTTTTGTCTGCAGTCGATTTCGGGGATATGTGTATTAGGCAGTGAAAGGGTCTGCCGTGCTAAGCAGTCGTGCCGAACTTAATTCAACCTGCCGGACTGAATTGtttcaaacgtcgtgctactgccatGCGTTAGTCAATTTTAGTCAAGTTATTGTATTTAGTTCGGcacttcattgaaacatgccTAATTAAGTATAGTAAtttaaaccatagttaatagaggggaatggttatgaaatgcgacaaatttctttgttgtagatTTTTGTTATCtcttttggccttgaccgtgcacaaaacacaatactTGTTGACTCCGTACCGAGGAACTAACCGATAGAAACGTTTGATTTCGTAATTCGGCATaatgtatgagcgcaaaacaaaagattgtgcacggtcgtggactttccaacctaaatcttggcatctttgtttgcccctttgatgtttgccgagcttccaaaccattcccctctattaactatatTCAAACCAAAGCACAGTACTCTCACTAAAACGTCTCTattgacaaaataattctttttctttatttaagagATCTAGAGCCCCAGACACAACCAGTACTAAAAATTCCACCGGATCAAGAGTCCTTGCGCTGAGCACCTTTTCCAATGAATCAACCAGCAATTTGCAGGAAACAAGAACCAAGGACATATCACTAGGTTGCAGCTTAGTAAATGAAACCCTCTTCGCTCAATCTGAGGACAACACATCGACAAAAATAACAACAGCAATGTTACCGGGGAGATTGTCTCGTCATCAGATTGAAGTTATCGTCACAAACATGGGCAAACGGGAGCATCAAGTTGTAGTGGTCAAGCCATTCGTTCGgagattacttgatcctgaatCGTCTTGTCCACTGATAGAGGGACAAAAGAAAGTTCGAGACTGGTTGAAGGATCCCCATTTGTATCAGGTATTCCTTGAACGGATCGCTTAAACACACTTACTGATGCCCTTTTCAATTTTTGTGCGTTTTATTTCACACTGCGGCCAAGTTCCGCATTAGGATCAACTtcatttctcttttaattttttttctctcttttttaaaattctccTTCAGGTCGCCTTTGTTTACACCTGTACGAAAGTCCTACAAGATATTTCGTACTACTATCTTCCCTTGTTTCTTATCGATACCCTGAAGTTCAAAAAGGTATTGTATTTAAAGCGGGCATTTACAAACAAAAGATAAAGATGGTTGACCATATTAACCGATAATCTTAGAGGAAGAGTCAACAAATTAATATTCAATCCATCTGCCCTTGTTGGGCGTTTAAGCACCAACACACTATTCGTAGGTAAACATGCACCAGTCCCATGTGTTGTCATTCAGAGTTATCCTTCGCTCAATTGAGTGATTTGCCTAATTCGGTTGCATTTTGTCTTTCActtattctctacttgcacaaatcccataat containing:
- the LOC138007004 gene encoding major facilitator superfamily domain-containing protein 12-like isoform X1 produces the protein MEETLKNNHSSCFRQFACGVGHVINDVTRRLLSSTALVFLMKVVNMSAANSGWIILYTRLIGALVFRPLVGFLCDRVYIPVLSRKLGKRKSWHLIGSAVTVIFVPLLYTTCFVCGDDPRQWKMVLYYCTITTFVMFAICCIEIAHLSLVSVVAKDQKEAVKLNAMRTAFMFLTGILCYLVVLGILGQDNHDQLTSESAMNFTVIALILTSIGLVFVVIFQIGTEESEQPQGEKMLPTTDVLRSRAPDTTSTKNSTGSRVLALSTFSNESTSNLQETRTKDISLGCSLVNETLFAQSEDNTSTKITTAMLPGRLSRHQIEVIVTNMGKREHQVVVVKPFVRRLLDPESSCPLIEGQKKVRDWLKDPHLYQVAFVYTCTKVLQDISYYYLPLFLIDTLKFKKEAIAYLPLAVLFSAAISTGLTKKLAEKTGSKASFIFASLVVIGAAALFYIIPQCPDVLIYPAAVLLGFGFSSMSVNALNFSNELIGNNKNTSGFVFSFLGTTASLAGGSAIIIIQSFFPDESSLSDECNDCGDYVHHVFSLVPGSLAVLSLLMVLLPQDSQNIRHANRSISPHPCSFHHRQVVQGPVFHVMVFLIWHEA
- the LOC138007004 gene encoding major facilitator superfamily domain-containing protein 12-like isoform X2, which produces MEETLKNNHSSCFRQFACGVGHVINDVTRRLLSSTALVFLMKVVNMSAANSGWIILYTRLIGALVFRPLVGFLCDRVYIPVLSRKLGKRKSWHLIGSAVTVIFVPLLYTTCFVCGDDPRQWKMVLYYCTITTFVMFAICCIEIAHLSLVSVVAKDQKEAVKLNAMRTAFMFLTGILCYLVVLGILGQDNHDQLTSESAMNFTVIALILTSIGLVFVVIFQIGTEESEQPQGEKMLPTTDVLRSRAPDTTSTKNSTGSRVLALSTFSNESTSNLQETRTKDISLGCSLVNETLFAQSEDNTSTKITTAMLPGRLSRHQIEVIVTNMGKREHQVVVVKPFVRRLLDPESSCPLIEGQKKVRDWLKDPHLYQVAFVYTCTKVLQDISYYYLPLFLIDTLKFKKEAIAYLPLAVLFSAAISTGLTKKLAEKTGSKASFIFASLVVIGAAALFYIIPQCPDVLIYPAAVLLGFGFSSMSVNALNFSNELIGNNKNTSGFVFSFLGTTASLAGGSAIIIIQSFFPDESSLSDECNDCGDYVHHVFSLVPGSLAVLSLLMVLLPQDSQNIRHANRCSL